aaGAGTTGGATGAACATAGGGGCTCCTAAAAATCCAGAGtttcaaaatcaaaataaacactttgagataagcgcaccctgtggcgattactgctcaaacttccaagccaaaatcgaggcaattaccatagcactacagacagtggaaaacaaattatatgaaggagtgcaaccaccatcagatattgttgtctttacagactcccaatctactctgcaagcacttaacagcagcacctcaaacagtccaagagagttgacaacactcattgtgataatccatcagatgatatcaaaattaaacatcaataTCACTCTACAGtagatccctggacacattggcatcatgggaaatgaaaaggcagataagctatcaaaggcaggttcatctatggaacaaccagatagacctcaccctaaggtcaatgttagtcaacaatcacaaagaggagtggctcaaccaatgggcatcaggaaacacaggcagaaccatgtacaaagaaatgactacgcctaacaaactggacagtattaacttcctcccctgcaaagaacaatctacaattttccaactaagaacaggacacacaccactattaaattaccacctgaacaaaataaactccacacaactacccctttgcagacactgcgcccacccctttgaaaccgtaaaccatatcctctttgaatacccctccctaaaccaccttaggcagaccctacttccactacagcccaacagaaccaacaccctgtactgcagtgctgaacaactgaagaaaacagcacactttttttccttggcacagtctgcaaaaagagctcacagctcagcagcaataaagctggctagaagaagaagaaaatcaaAGTCTTCATGAAGATTCAAACCCAGACCCCTAGGTTTGCAAGCctagcacttaaccactcagccaacatGCCCCctaaacaactttaaaatgcataaaagttaatttttatcTTTTGCATTTTCACACAAACAAATTACTTCCAAGAAACATTAAACTGTTTTCATAAAACAAGGGTTTGGATAAAATTTGATGAATTCAATTGTTTAACtgacaaaatattatttaccTAACTAAAAATTatcagaaaatattatttatctaactaaaaattatttgacGAATGCAAATGATAAAAATGTGTCTAAAACAAACCATGGATTATTGGTTAGCTAAATGAAACAGTTCTTACTAGTTTTTTGGCAGCAGTATTTTCTATAAACGCCAAGCCATGTCCAGGGTTGCCCTTGCACAGAACCTTAATCCCTAGTTTGATAAATGATAAGACAATGTCAGAAAAATGtcaaaatcattaaataacaaaaattatcagaatattcaatattataaatttatgaaatccatttagataaaaaaaaataacataatatGTTTTAAATGCAGATGTTGCTACACATTGATAATGTTATGTTTGTATCATAAACCAGATGGTCAAAAACTTACACCAAATAGATCGTTCGCCATAAAATACTCTCATTTTGCTCCCTGGGTTGGCCAGACCTTGAGAATAAATTTTATACAAAATGTAAgcttttataatttatacatttgtatcagagatatatttaaaaagaaagtctttttgaatatacacaatttaattgttataaaattagttattttaacaaatatattttacaaattttCAGCTGATTGGATTTAAAAGCAAGCTATTAAATGGATATTAGGACATCTAGATGACTTAAATAGAGACTGGTGAATAAGAATGCTCTAAAATTAATTGAGaaatttttctttaagaaaaaaatcacaTTGACAGTAAATTTAATGTTTGGAATTTGAAAACACCTGAAATGTAATACATAGTTATAAAGACTTAAGGCTGTGCAGCTGAATTAGTTCTAAAATATTTAGCTAAACTGGTGCAATATGATATTTACAAGATAAAGATTAATTTCAATGATTATTAAGGACAAACCTTCATCCAATCCAAATTCtaagtttaaatttttgaacTCTTCGGTCTTTGAAAAACTTTCAGCTGGATGGCTACCAATTTCTTCATCTAagtaaagaaatgaaacaattaaattacattaggaaataaaaaaaaaatgttttgagtctgacaaaactatatattcatacccacagacctatatatattatacctaaaCTGGACAAAGACACATTCACATTCGATCATTATGTGCATAACTCTTTTTTTATGCTGTAAGGGATTTCGACCTTAATCTACGAATATCGATCTTTACTGTCTTAGAAAactaatgatctttagttttcattgTTAGAAATAATGCAACCCCATTTTACAGATTTTACATGGCATGGGCTATTAATAACATAACTATGTATTCATGCAAAACTATGACATAAAACCATTTCcttttagtttccattgagataatgtttggACAACCATAAATCTAAATAATTCAAGCCTGTCGATTATAATTATCTTATGATTTTagattgtacatttaaatatctagattctgaaaatgcaaaataataattttgagacGAGGGTGCTTTTATTTACTTTGCTCAATTACTCAGACTAAACATTATAATGATTATTAGTATTAAATGTTacataggttatggctgaaaaaaaaaagttttatttcaaaagctactttacaaaacaacaccttgtttcagctttttgaagtttttcacatttttgcatagtgtccagtctaggtataatatatataggtctgtgtacACACCACTATACATAGCTTGtcagactaaaataaaaattccttcTGCTTTTTGCAAGCTGCACTATATGTTAACATGACTATGAAGAGTATAAAGCCCCCACCTGAAGTGAACAAAAGATGGAGAGTTCTCAGAAACTGTTGCCCTTCAGCTTTTAGTTGTCTTATAGCTTCAAGATACCTACACAATAAATAGTTTAgaaaattatcttattttttattgatggcattcaaataaaagaaaattctgTAGTTCAATGTGTAattctgctaaaaaaaaaaaggggcaaaaaaaggaagaaaaaaaaacttgaatacaATGTAATTCTGGCTACATCAGATGACTTGCTTTGTTCatatgtttttttgtaaaaaagttTGACTTCAATCTGGACTTTGCCCTCCCCCATCTCCCCCTTTCCAAAATTATTTTGTAACTTCATGATAAGCACTAAACATGAAAGTATTCAAGTATTCAAACTTTTCACATTTCTGACACCAAAGTTTAACTAGTATTTGacagaaagaaaaggaaaaattaaaaaaagcgtTAAGAATTCATTATAATAAACTCTTTACAGAAAGTTAATCAGAAACATTCAATAGTtaaaatgaatataattaaaaaaaaacttaccagCTTGTTACACACTTCAtgtccttaaaaaaaagttacaaatacataaattaatattggTGAACTTGTTTGAAATTTTAGTTTGATGCTTAATCCTAATAATTTTAGAACTGTGATCAAATGTACCATTacaacttgtctttatttaaaagttaatgtaaaaatatatatttctaatcaTGTTCAATTAAAAAGAATGTCAAACtgcatttctaaaaaaaaaactggctagTTGTGAAGTGAATATGAAGTAAACTACCTGTGCTCCTCTAGcataaatgtttcctttttcATCTTTATGGGCACTGAATGGTTCGTACGTCCAATATTGCTAGAATCAacgcaaacaaaaaaatacatttctttatcGCAACACAACATTTGTAAAACAGAAATTGATTACAAAGCATGCCAAAATAAAGATAACTTAATGTATGTCCAATATTGCTAGAAtcaatgcaaacaaaaaaatacatttatttatcacAACACAACACTTGTAAAACAGAAATTGATTACAAAACATGCCAAAATAAAGATAACTTTATAAGTGCAGGTTGCTTAACAAGTAACATATGGTGCTTCACAACACGAGCTGGATCATATGAACATAGAGCTATTTGAACTTTTAAACTTCTGATACAGGATtggattttttctttattattatatgctGTTTTGTATAGAAAGTCTCCATGCATCTCTAGCATCTTCAATGCGCTCTAGCAAATCTCTTTTGTGGCATTGTGGGAAAAATGTGTATTGATTCGCTACCCatgatcataaaaaaaattgcttccaCTGGAATTCAATTTGGACCCAACAGGTATTTGCAACTTATCCATATGCAggtttgtaataaaaattacaGTTAAATTTTTTAGAGAGACAAGGTTTCGTCTTCCTTTCTTCCTGCTGTAGGGGCACAGTGAGTCAAGGTTTGGCTTCACCTATGCAAAGTAAGAACAACCAGACAATGGCCTGTTCTGCATAGGGCTATTTAACTACTGTGCCTGATAAGCCTCCACCATGGTCTCATGTTCTCCCAGAATCTGGTGATTTTACTGTAATTTGTTCCCacattcaacatttttttacttcaatattttaataaaggtTTTCGTAAAATAAGATTGTTAAAATAGTGTTTACAATTAATTACAATACTTATCTATTTCACTTACTGGGAACACTGGAACTACATCCATATGTGATGTCAATAAAACAGATTTGAGTTCAGGGTCAGTGCCTTTCCAGGTCATTAGCCCCAAAGGTCGATCTTTAATACCACTCTTTAatcaaagagaaaataaaagtcaaaaattttttttttaaattcaagccTGAActataaaagtattaaaagtgtttatgaaatgtttctattctaatataaaatacaactttAACTTACTTCAAGTACACGAAAGTCTAAACCAAGCTCAGCGGCTTGTTTACTAAGAAATTCTAAGGCAGCATCTGTCaataaggaaaataataattacatgaAGGACTAatagaataatctagaatctattagatACAATATATAGGCTTAATTTAGATCCAGTAATCTAGTCTAAGTAAGTTAAAATCTACTATAGAGAAAATATAATGATCAATCTAGTAACTAGTAAGACTGTTACTGTTCAATCTActccatagatctagatctttaaagatctctagactagttattctaatctagctagactagagtctaatatatagtctatagacTCTATATAGCCTTACCTTAGCTAGACTAGAGtctaatatatagtctatagacTCTATATAGCCTTACCTTAGCTAGACTAGAGtctaatatatagtctatagacTCTATATAGCCTTACCCACAACCCGTCTGCTGATTTGTTCCCATgctatttattgtttattttgccatGGACCACCAGGctgtctcattttttttttcttacttatgAACTTGGATCGGCCCATAAATTCAAGTATCACTTTTCACTTCCCCCACCCCAAACTCGCTCCACCGTAAAAATAGTCATATTTTACACTATCTGACTATTCTTCTGCTTTTCAGTTCTTATTTCTAAATACCTTATATAGGTTCTATATATTTTGGTGTGGGCACATTTTACTTTCAGCAAATCGTAATGTTCACATAATACTCTGgccgtaccccccccccccccattattgTTTTTCACACTTTTTTTAGAAAACTGCGCACATTTCAGCTATCCCCTTTTTGGCCTGTTATATTCTAATATATATGATATGTTTAATTGGAAAGGCCCGATTTAAAACACCCTCCCAAATGCACTCACTTCTGAACTGTTGATCAATTTCATGTACCACTTTTCTCTCCCCCACCTCAAGTTTTATCTAATGGGCAAGGTCTGCTTTACAATGCTACTCCTctaaaccatatatatataattaatatagaaTCTATTATTACTGTAACTATTAGTAGTATTACTATTTTAGTCTAGTATTATCttaatctattaaaaattatatttattttttttatattagatactagatctagattgtctagatagTCATAAtttgataactagatctagataataattatagatctataaaatataatttaaatttagatctatatagtaatactattatatatttataatcttATTATCAAATTATGATTCTAATCTATCACTATCATTCACTAGGACTATGTAAGTATCTTAGTATGTTACAGTTTTACAGTATCATGAGTGAGTATGTAACTCACAGTCACAtacataatattattaatatcatttaatATGTATGATTACAATGATTAATGATTAGAATCTTTGAACGTTGACTTTGAATCAAATTTTTATACCGATCTTTAACATCTTATCTATTTTTCTTACCATAATTAGGAGATGGTTGCATTGTATTAATTCGTAAATATTCCCGAAATCGACTAACTGATGCATTTTCTACTCCTTCCATATCTTAAAGGGTTAAGAATCTTGTCTTGATGTTCTAAATAAGGATTCACAACAGATCATagagtagagacagtagagaaATATGTCAAAATTCAGTCAAGACTAGTGATAGTTTAACCTATGAACTCAGGGTTAAAGTTCAAATGTGAAGAGAAGTATTGTCTATTCATGCTTACCAGTATAACAAAATGTTCTTAGACTACTTTAAcgtacttgtaaaaaaaaatgttttctaattgtttgtatttaaaatgcGTGTACACgtcttcaaaatattttgttatgtaaacTAATAAATTTAGATATGCCACACCGTATTGGATGTTTTGCATAGGTCTAAACCTCATGGCTACGCGTAACAAAAGGAGCTCGAACTCTAACCCAGATACAGGTCAGGACATTTTTTTC
This genomic stretch from Biomphalaria glabrata chromosome 4, xgBioGlab47.1, whole genome shotgun sequence harbors:
- the LOC106052798 gene encoding aminoacylase-1-like isoform X2; amino-acid sequence: MEGVENASVSRFREYLRINTMQPSPNYDAALEFLSKQAAELGLDFRVLESGIKDRPLGLMTWKGTDPELKSVLLTSHMDVVPVFPQYWTYEPFSAHKDEKGNIYARGAQDMKCVTSWYLEAIRQLKAEGQQFLRTLHLLFTSDEEIGSHPAESFSKTEEFKNLNLEFGLDEGLANPGSKMRVFYGERSIWWIKVLCKGNPGHGLAFIENTAAKKLQYMMNKFLAMRDEQETKLKSDPNGKLGSVYTVNMTMLEGGVQPNVVPAELSATFDIRIPPTEDFEAFKEKLKQWCREAGPEVTMEFIQEGYMKETVDVTDKNPWWAAFKSACDKLNVDLELEIFPGGTDSRHFRKAGLNMIGFSPM
- the LOC106052798 gene encoding aminoacylase-1-like isoform X1, whose translation is MEGVENASVSRFREYLRINTMQPSPNYDAALEFLSKQAAELGLDFRVLESGIKDRPLGLMTWKGTDPELKSVLLTSHMDVVPVFPQYWTYEPFSAHKDEKGNIYARGAQDMKCVTSWYLEAIRQLKAEGQQFLRTLHLLFTSDEEIGSHPAESFSKTEEFKNLNLEFGLDEGLANPGSKMRVFYGERSIWWIKVLCKGNPGHGLAFIENTAAKKLQYMMNKFLAMRDEQETKLKSDPNGKLGSVYTVNMTMLEGGVQPNVVPAELSATFDIRIPPTEDFEAFKEKLKQWCREAGPEVTMEFIQEGYMKETVDVTDKNPWWAAFKSACDKLNVDLELEIFPGGTDSRHFRKAGLNMIGFSPMNNTPVLLHDNDEFLNEKVFLKGIDIYKEVIPALANLRT